A window of Streptomyces armeniacus contains these coding sequences:
- a CDS encoding NADH-quinone oxidoreductase subunit A, giving the protein MNAYAPILVLGGIGAAFAIFSVIAASVIGPKRYNRAKLEAYECGIEPTPQAKGGGRFPIKYYLTAMLFIVFDIEIVFLYPWAVSFDALGIFGLVEMLLFVLTVFVAYAYVWRRGGLEWD; this is encoded by the coding sequence GTGAACGCGTACGCGCCCATCCTTGTACTGGGGGGCATCGGAGCTGCCTTTGCCATCTTCTCCGTGATCGCGGCCTCGGTCATCGGCCCCAAGCGCTACAACCGGGCCAAGCTCGAGGCGTACGAGTGCGGAATCGAGCCCACGCCGCAGGCGAAGGGCGGCGGGCGCTTCCCCATCAAGTACTACCTGACGGCGATGCTCTTCATCGTCTTCGACATCGAAATCGTCTTCCTCTACCCGTGGGCGGTCTCCTTCGACGCCCTCGGGATCTTCGGGCTCGTGGAGATGCTGCTCTTCGTGCTCACCGTCTTCGTCGCCTATGCGTACGTGTGGCGGCGAGGCGGGCTGGAATGGGACTAG
- a CDS encoding NADH-quinone oxidoreductase subunit C — MTENNGVNPDQDLNAENLPGHRGEGGEVIGVRRGMFGANAGADTSGYGGLVRTVRLPGGTQRPYGPGPEAGWFDEVADELEGALEEQDLLPENVITKTVVDVGELTFHIEREHLPRVARTLRDDPALRFEMCTGVSAVHFPEDRGRELHAVYHLRSLTHNRLIRLEVTAPDADPHIPSIVDVYPTNDWHERETYDFFGLIFDGHPALTRIMMPDDWQGFPQRKDYPLGGIPVEYKGAQIPAPDQRRSYS, encoded by the coding sequence GTGACTGAGAACAACGGTGTCAACCCCGACCAGGACCTGAACGCCGAGAACCTCCCCGGTCACCGCGGTGAGGGCGGCGAGGTCATCGGCGTGCGCCGCGGCATGTTCGGCGCCAACGCGGGCGCCGACACCTCCGGTTACGGCGGCCTCGTCCGCACCGTACGGCTGCCCGGCGGCACCCAGCGCCCGTACGGGCCGGGCCCGGAGGCGGGCTGGTTCGACGAGGTGGCCGACGAGCTGGAGGGCGCGCTCGAGGAGCAGGACCTGCTGCCCGAGAACGTGATCACCAAGACGGTGGTCGACGTCGGCGAGCTCACCTTCCACATCGAACGGGAGCACCTGCCCCGGGTCGCCCGCACCCTGCGCGACGACCCCGCGCTGCGGTTCGAGATGTGCACCGGCGTGAGCGCCGTCCACTTCCCCGAGGACCGCGGGCGCGAGCTGCACGCCGTCTACCACCTGCGTTCGCTCACCCACAACCGGTTGATCCGGCTCGAGGTCACGGCTCCCGACGCGGACCCGCACATCCCGTCGATCGTCGACGTCTACCCGACGAACGACTGGCACGAGCGCGAGACGTACGACTTCTTCGGCCTGATCTTCGACGGGCATCCCGCCCTGACGCGGATCATGATGCCCGACGACTGGCAGGGCTTCCCGCAGCGCAAGGACTACCCGCTCGGCGGCATCCCCGTCGAGTACAAGGGCGCCCAGATCCCGGCTCCCGACCAGCGGAGGTCGTACAGCTGA
- a CDS encoding NADH-quinone oxidoreductase subunit G, with amino-acid sequence MTVTTDAKTSGGGEGPPPEDLVSLTIDGVPISVPKGTLVIRAAEQLGIEIPRFCDHPLLDPAGACRQCIVEVEGQRKPMASCTITCTDGMVVKTQLSSPVAEKAQRGVMELLLINHPLDCPVCDKGGECPLQNQAMSTGSADSRFEGKKRTFEKPVPISTQVLLDRERCVLCARCTRFSNQIAGDPMIELLERGALQQVGTGEGDPFESYFSGNTIQICPVGALTSAAYRFRSRPFDLVSSPSVCEHCAGGCATRTDHRRGKVMRRMAAEDPEVNEEWLCDKGRFGFRYAQRPDRLTTPLVRDPDTGELAPASWPEALEAAARGLAAARRDGGVGVLTGGRLTYEDAYAYAKFARVALGTNDIDFRARVHTAEEAAFLAARVAGRGRDLDGSGLTYTTLEQAPAVLLAGFESEEEAPGVFLRLRKAHRKHGQRTFALATHATRGLEKAGGTLLPAAPGTETEWLDALSGGVGLDAAGERAAEALRTDGAVIVVGERLAAAPGALTAAVRAATATGAQLVWIPRRAGERGAIEAGALAGLLPGGRPASDARARDEVARAWGLPRLPEERGRDTAGIVEAAAAGELAGLVVGGVEVADLPDPARAAEALAEVGFLVSLEQRPSEVTEQADVVLPVAAVVEKTGTFLNWEGRARLFDAALKPDQMTRRHVQPDGRVLHMLADALDEPMALPDVRAARRELERLGGWNGPQPEPPQERSRPLPQPGKGEAVLAGHRLLLDQGRLQEGDEALAGTRHAAVVRVSPRTAEEAGVKDGELVQVTGPAGHVRLPLMVTDPMPEHVVWLPLNSTGGGAQRDLGALPGALVKVTPVPSGTPVPKEVDA; translated from the coding sequence GTGACCGTGACGACCGACGCCAAGACCTCCGGTGGCGGGGAGGGCCCTCCGCCGGAGGATCTCGTCTCGCTGACCATCGACGGCGTACCGATCAGCGTGCCCAAGGGCACCCTCGTCATCCGCGCCGCCGAACAGCTCGGCATCGAGATCCCCCGCTTCTGCGACCACCCGCTGCTGGACCCCGCGGGTGCCTGCCGGCAGTGCATCGTCGAGGTCGAGGGCCAGCGCAAGCCGATGGCCTCGTGCACCATCACCTGCACCGACGGCATGGTGGTCAAGACGCAGCTCAGCTCGCCGGTGGCCGAGAAGGCACAGCGCGGTGTGATGGAGCTGCTGCTCATCAACCACCCGCTGGACTGCCCTGTCTGCGACAAGGGCGGCGAGTGCCCGCTGCAGAACCAGGCCATGTCCACCGGCTCCGCGGACTCCCGCTTCGAGGGCAAGAAGCGCACGTTCGAGAAGCCCGTGCCCATCTCCACGCAGGTGCTGCTGGACCGCGAACGCTGCGTGCTGTGCGCCCGCTGCACCCGGTTCTCCAACCAGATCGCGGGTGACCCGATGATCGAGCTGCTGGAACGCGGCGCGCTCCAGCAGGTCGGTACGGGAGAGGGCGACCCCTTCGAGTCGTACTTCTCCGGCAACACCATCCAGATCTGCCCCGTCGGCGCGCTCACTTCGGCGGCGTACCGCTTCCGCTCCCGCCCGTTCGACCTGGTGTCCTCACCGAGCGTCTGCGAGCACTGCGCGGGCGGCTGCGCGACCCGTACGGACCACCGCCGCGGCAAGGTCATGCGCCGGATGGCCGCCGAGGACCCGGAGGTCAACGAGGAGTGGCTGTGCGACAAGGGCCGCTTCGGCTTCCGCTACGCGCAGCGCCCGGACCGGCTGACCACCCCGCTCGTACGCGACCCCGACACCGGTGAACTGGCCCCGGCCAGCTGGCCGGAGGCGCTGGAGGCGGCGGCACGCGGACTGGCCGCGGCCCGCCGCGACGGCGGCGTCGGGGTGCTGACCGGCGGCAGGCTGACGTACGAGGACGCCTACGCGTACGCCAAGTTCGCGCGCGTCGCGCTCGGCACCAACGACATCGACTTCCGCGCGCGCGTACACACCGCCGAGGAAGCCGCGTTCCTCGCCGCTCGCGTCGCGGGGCGGGGCCGGGACCTGGACGGCAGCGGGCTCACGTACACCACGCTGGAGCAGGCGCCGGCCGTACTGCTGGCGGGCTTCGAGTCCGAGGAGGAGGCGCCCGGCGTCTTCCTCCGGCTGCGCAAGGCGCACCGCAAGCACGGGCAGCGCACGTTCGCGCTGGCCACGCACGCCACCCGCGGGCTGGAGAAGGCCGGCGGCACGCTGCTGCCCGCCGCGCCTGGCACCGAGACGGAGTGGCTGGACGCGCTGTCCGGCGGCGTCGGGCTCGACGCGGCCGGCGAACGGGCCGCGGAGGCGCTCCGTACGGACGGCGCGGTGATCGTCGTAGGGGAGCGGCTGGCGGCCGCACCGGGCGCGCTCACCGCGGCCGTACGGGCGGCCACCGCCACCGGGGCACAGCTCGTGTGGATTCCCCGCAGGGCGGGCGAACGCGGCGCCATCGAGGCGGGCGCACTCGCCGGGCTGCTGCCCGGCGGACGCCCCGCGTCCGACGCGCGCGCACGCGACGAGGTCGCCCGGGCCTGGGGCCTGCCCCGGCTCCCGGAGGAGCGGGGACGCGACACCGCCGGGATCGTCGAGGCCGCGGCCGCCGGCGAGTTGGCCGGACTGGTCGTCGGCGGCGTCGAGGTGGCCGACCTGCCCGACCCCGCCCGCGCCGCCGAGGCGCTGGCCGAGGTCGGCTTCCTGGTCAGCCTGGAACAGCGGCCCTCCGAGGTGACGGAGCAGGCGGACGTGGTCCTCCCGGTCGCGGCCGTCGTCGAGAAGACCGGCACGTTCCTCAACTGGGAAGGCCGCGCACGCCTTTTCGACGCCGCGCTGAAGCCCGACCAGATGACCCGCCGCCACGTACAGCCCGACGGCCGGGTGCTGCACATGCTGGCCGACGCGCTGGACGAGCCCATGGCGCTCCCCGACGTCCGCGCCGCCCGCCGCGAGCTGGAACGCCTCGGCGGCTGGAACGGCCCGCAGCCGGAGCCGCCGCAGGAGCGGTCCCGCCCGCTGCCGCAGCCCGGCAAGGGCGAGGCGGTGCTCGCGGGCCACCGGCTGCTGCTCGACCAGGGCCGCCTGCAGGAGGGCGACGAGGCGCTGGCCGGCACGCGGCACGCCGCGGTCGTACGGGTCTCTCCGCGCACCGCGGAGGAGGCCGGCGTCAAGGACGGCGAACTGGTCCAGGTCACCGGCCCCGCCGGGCACGTACGGCTCCCGCTGATGGTCACCGACCCGATGCCGGAGCACGTCGTCTGGCTCCCGCTCAACTCCACCGGCGGCGGCGCCCAGCGGGACCTGGGCGCGCTGCCGGGTGCGTTGGTCAAGGTCACGCCCGTGCCCTCGGGCACGCCCGTCCCGAAGGAGGTGGACGCGTGA
- the nuoE gene encoding NADH-quinone oxidoreductase subunit NuoE gives MTDVSLGMPELPAPDYPSDVRARLEADAKEIIARYPDSRSALLPMLHLVQSEEGHVTRTGQKFCAEMLELATAEVNAVATFYSMYRRKPSGDYQVGVCTNTLCAVLGGDAIFEELQRHLGVGNNETTDDGKVTVEHIECNAACDFAPVVMVNWEFFDNQTPDSAKALVDDLRAGREVQPTRGAKLCTFKETARILAGFPDERPGATEATGGAGPASLAGLRLAKGDTAGRVVSPRSAQPPSGERPATTPSSHDAPQQNAPADPAHPSGPVTEADPVAERPATEEGQ, from the coding sequence ATGACGGATGTGTCACTCGGCATGCCCGAGCTGCCTGCGCCCGACTACCCGTCGGACGTACGGGCGCGGCTGGAGGCCGACGCGAAGGAGATCATCGCGCGCTACCCGGACAGCCGCTCGGCGCTGCTGCCGATGCTGCACCTGGTGCAGTCCGAGGAAGGCCATGTCACCCGCACCGGGCAGAAGTTCTGCGCCGAGATGCTGGAGCTGGCCACGGCCGAGGTGAACGCGGTCGCGACGTTCTACAGCATGTACCGCCGCAAGCCGTCCGGTGACTACCAGGTCGGGGTGTGCACCAACACGCTCTGCGCCGTCCTGGGCGGCGACGCGATCTTCGAGGAGCTGCAGCGCCACCTCGGCGTCGGGAACAACGAGACGACCGACGACGGCAAGGTGACCGTCGAGCACATCGAGTGCAACGCCGCCTGCGACTTCGCGCCGGTGGTGATGGTCAACTGGGAGTTCTTCGACAACCAGACGCCGGACAGCGCCAAGGCCCTCGTCGACGACCTGCGGGCGGGCCGCGAGGTGCAGCCGACCCGCGGCGCCAAGCTCTGCACGTTCAAGGAGACGGCCCGCATCCTGGCCGGATTCCCGGACGAGCGGCCCGGTGCCACCGAGGCGACCGGGGGAGCGGGCCCGGCGTCGCTCGCCGGACTGCGGCTCGCGAAGGGCGACACGGCGGGCCGTGTCGTCTCCCCGCGCAGCGCGCAGCCGCCCTCGGGCGAGCGGCCCGCGACGACGCCCAGCTCGCACGACGCACCCCAGCAGAACGCGCCGGCCGACCCCGCGCACCCGTCCGGACCGGTCACCGAGGCCGACCCGGTCGCCGAGCGCCCGGCCACCGAGGAGGGCCAGTGA
- a CDS encoding NuoB/complex I 20 kDa subunit family protein has protein sequence MGLEEKLPSGFLLTTVEQAAGWVRKSSMFPATFGLACCAIEMMTTGAGRYDLARFGMEVFRGSPRQADLMIVAGRVSQKMAPVLRQVYDQMPNPKWVISMGVCASSGGMFNNYAIVQGVDHIVPVDIYLPGCPPRPEMLLDAILKLHEHVQGEKLGVNREQAAREAEEAAKNALPTIEMKGLLR, from the coding sequence ATGGGACTCGAAGAGAAACTGCCGAGCGGCTTCCTGCTGACCACCGTCGAGCAGGCCGCCGGCTGGGTGCGCAAGTCGTCGATGTTCCCGGCGACCTTCGGACTCGCCTGCTGCGCCATCGAGATGATGACGACGGGCGCCGGCCGGTACGACCTGGCCCGGTTCGGCATGGAGGTCTTCCGCGGCTCACCGCGCCAGGCGGACCTCATGATCGTGGCCGGCAGGGTCAGCCAGAAGATGGCCCCCGTGCTGCGACAGGTCTACGACCAGATGCCCAACCCCAAGTGGGTCATCTCGATGGGCGTCTGCGCCTCGTCCGGCGGGATGTTCAACAACTACGCGATCGTCCAGGGCGTCGACCACATCGTGCCCGTCGACATCTATCTCCCCGGCTGCCCGCCGCGTCCCGAGATGCTGCTCGACGCGATCCTCAAGCTGCACGAGCACGTCCAGGGCGAGAAGCTCGGCGTCAACCGTGAGCAGGCGGCCCGAGAGGCGGAGGAAGCCGCGAAGAACGCGCTCCCGACGATCGAGATGAAGGGGCTGCTGCGGTGA
- a CDS encoding NADH-quinone oxidoreductase subunit D — protein MSSSTTHATAGIRETTEGTVYDVTGGDWDEIAAAAAQSDDERIIVNMGPQHPSTHGVLRLILEIDGETVTEARCGIGYLHTGIEKNLEYRTWTQGTTFVTRMDYLTPFFNEAAYCMAVEKLLGIEDEIPDRANVIRVLMQELNRLSSHLVCVATGGMELGATTVMIYGFRDRELVLDVFELITGLRMNHAYIRPGGLSQDLPPGTVDALREFVKKMRKNLPEYDKLATNNPTFKARLKDIGYLDLAGCMALGATGPILRSAGLPHDLRKVQPYSGYETYDFDVPTVDTCDSYGRFLLRIEEMRQSLRIIEQCIDRLEPGPVMVGDKKIAWPAQLALGPDGLGNSLDHIKKIMGTSMEALIHHFKLVTEGFRVPPGQAYAAVESPKGELGVHAVSDGGTRPYRVHFRDPSFTNLQSMAAMCEGGQVADVIVAVASLDPVMGGVDR, from the coding sequence ATGTCATCCTCAACGACGCATGCCACCGCGGGTATCCGCGAGACCACCGAGGGCACCGTCTACGACGTGACCGGTGGCGACTGGGACGAGATCGCCGCGGCCGCCGCCCAGAGCGACGACGAGCGCATCATCGTCAACATGGGCCCCCAGCACCCCTCCACGCACGGCGTGCTGCGGCTCATCCTGGAGATCGACGGCGAGACGGTCACCGAGGCCCGATGCGGCATCGGGTACCTGCACACCGGCATCGAGAAGAACCTCGAGTACCGCACGTGGACGCAGGGCACGACCTTCGTGACGCGCATGGACTACCTCACGCCGTTCTTCAACGAGGCGGCGTACTGCATGGCGGTCGAGAAGCTGCTGGGCATCGAGGACGAGATCCCGGACCGCGCGAACGTCATCCGCGTGCTGATGCAGGAGCTCAACAGGCTCTCGTCGCACCTGGTCTGCGTCGCCACCGGCGGCATGGAGCTCGGTGCCACGACCGTCATGATCTACGGCTTCCGCGACCGCGAACTGGTCCTGGACGTCTTCGAGCTGATCACCGGCCTCCGGATGAACCACGCGTACATCCGGCCCGGCGGCCTCTCCCAGGACCTGCCGCCCGGGACGGTGGACGCGCTGCGCGAGTTCGTCAAGAAGATGCGGAAGAACCTGCCGGAGTACGACAAGCTCGCCACCAACAACCCCACCTTCAAGGCGCGGCTGAAGGACATCGGCTACCTCGACCTGGCCGGCTGCATGGCACTCGGCGCCACGGGCCCGATCCTGCGCTCCGCCGGGCTGCCGCACGACCTGCGCAAGGTGCAGCCGTACAGCGGCTACGAGACGTACGACTTCGACGTGCCGACCGTGGACACCTGCGACTCGTACGGCCGGTTCCTGCTCCGCATCGAGGAGATGCGGCAGTCGCTGCGCATCATCGAGCAGTGCATCGACCGGCTGGAGCCGGGGCCCGTGATGGTCGGCGACAAGAAGATCGCCTGGCCCGCGCAGCTCGCGCTCGGCCCGGACGGGCTCGGGAACTCCCTCGACCACATCAAGAAGATCATGGGCACCTCCATGGAGGCCCTGATCCACCACTTCAAGCTGGTGACGGAGGGCTTCCGGGTGCCGCCGGGGCAGGCGTACGCGGCGGTGGAGTCCCCCAAGGGCGAGCTGGGCGTGCACGCCGTGAGCGACGGCGGCACCCGCCCGTACCGCGTGCACTTCCGCGACCCGTCGTTCACCAACCTCCAGTCGATGGCGGCGATGTGCGAGGGCGGCCAGGTGGCCGACGTCATCGTCGCCGTCGCGTCCCTCGACCCCGTGATGGGAGGCGTCGACCGATGA
- a CDS encoding C40 family peptidase: protein MSQTAHIPSHRKPRARSRKNLALRAGVAGGVLGTIAVTTGAASASSGDHSAGEKSSPAETTAEMPALSADLPETAQRTADSLAMSALQYELDEARDTAAGKAAEKAKEAKAKAEREAQEARRAAAAEKAEERASRASERTTLSAAEAPDTASAPSTATGSAAEVISFLRAQLGKAYVSGATGPSAYDCSGLTQAAFKQVGIDLPRVSQDQSTTGTPISVSEAQPGDLLFWGGTGSAYHVAVYVGNDQYIDAANPSKGVVQQALSDYPPTSATRVL, encoded by the coding sequence ATGTCCCAGACCGCTCACATACCCAGCCACCGGAAGCCCCGCGCCCGGTCCAGGAAGAACCTGGCGCTGCGCGCCGGAGTTGCCGGTGGCGTCCTCGGCACGATCGCGGTGACGACCGGTGCAGCATCGGCGTCGTCCGGCGACCACTCGGCCGGCGAGAAGAGCTCGCCCGCCGAGACGACAGCAGAAATGCCCGCCCTCTCCGCGGACCTGCCCGAAACGGCGCAGCGGACCGCCGACTCGCTCGCGATGTCGGCCCTCCAGTACGAGCTGGACGAGGCCAGGGACACCGCGGCCGGCAAGGCGGCGGAGAAGGCCAAGGAAGCCAAGGCCAAGGCCGAGCGCGAGGCACAGGAGGCCCGCAGGGCCGCGGCCGCAGAGAAGGCCGAGGAGCGCGCGTCCCGCGCCTCCGAACGCACCACGCTGAGCGCCGCCGAAGCCCCGGACACGGCCTCCGCGCCGTCCACCGCGACGGGCAGCGCCGCCGAGGTGATCAGCTTCCTGCGGGCGCAGCTCGGCAAGGCGTACGTCTCCGGGGCCACCGGTCCCAGCGCCTACGACTGCTCCGGGCTGACCCAGGCCGCGTTCAAGCAGGTCGGCATCGACCTGCCGCGCGTCTCGCAGGACCAGTCCACCACCGGCACCCCGATCTCGGTCAGCGAAGCCCAGCCGGGCGACCTCCTGTTCTGGGGCGGCACCGGCAGCGCGTACCACGTGGCCGTGTACGTCGGTAACGACCAGTACATCGACGCGGCGAACCCGTCCAAGGGCGTTGTGCAGCAGGCGCTCTCCGACTACCCGCCCACCTCCGCGACCCGCGTCCTCTGA
- the nuoF gene encoding NADH-quinone oxidoreductase subunit NuoF, with amino-acid sequence MTAESPEKLLTPVLSAFWDQPDAWTLDTYRRYEGYEGLRKALAMPPDDVIAYVKDAGLRGRGGAGFPTGMKWQFIPQGDGKPHYLVVNADESEPGTCKDIPLLFANPHSLIEGIVIACHAIRSDHAFIYLRGEVVPVLRRLHLAVREAYEAGYLGKDALGPGKDLELTVHAGAGAYICGEETALLDSLEGRRGQPRLRPPFPAVAGLYACPTVVNNVESIASVPALMNKGKEWFRSMGSEKSPGFTLYSLSGHVAGPGQYEAPLGITLRQLLDMSGGMRPGHRLKFWTPGGSSTPMLTEEHLDVPLDYEGVGEAGSMLGTKALQCFDETTCVVRAVTRWTEFYAHESCGKCTPCREGTYWLVQLLRDIEAGKATLSDIDKIDDIADNINGKSFCALGDGAASPIFSSLKYFREEYEQHVTGRGCPFDPAASTVWADDKTAHLEVNA; translated from the coding sequence ATGACCGCCGAGTCTCCCGAGAAGCTGCTGACCCCGGTGCTCTCGGCGTTCTGGGACCAGCCCGACGCCTGGACGCTGGACACCTACCGCCGTTACGAGGGCTACGAGGGCCTGCGCAAGGCGCTCGCCATGCCGCCGGACGACGTCATCGCGTACGTGAAGGACGCGGGGCTGCGCGGCCGCGGCGGCGCCGGCTTCCCCACCGGCATGAAGTGGCAGTTCATCCCGCAGGGCGACGGGAAACCGCACTACCTCGTGGTGAACGCGGACGAGTCCGAGCCCGGCACCTGCAAGGACATTCCCCTCCTCTTCGCCAATCCGCACTCGCTGATCGAGGGCATCGTGATCGCCTGCCACGCGATCCGCTCCGACCACGCCTTCATCTACCTGCGCGGCGAGGTCGTACCCGTGCTGCGCCGTCTGCATCTGGCGGTGCGCGAGGCGTACGAGGCCGGATATCTCGGCAAGGACGCGCTCGGCCCCGGCAAGGACCTGGAGCTGACAGTGCACGCGGGCGCGGGTGCGTACATCTGCGGCGAGGAGACGGCGCTGCTCGACTCCCTCGAAGGACGCCGCGGCCAGCCCCGGCTGCGGCCCCCCTTCCCGGCGGTCGCGGGCCTTTACGCGTGCCCCACTGTGGTGAACAACGTCGAGTCCATCGCCTCGGTTCCCGCCCTGATGAACAAGGGCAAGGAATGGTTCAGGTCGATGGGCAGCGAGAAGTCCCCGGGCTTCACGCTCTACTCCCTGAGCGGCCACGTCGCGGGCCCCGGCCAGTACGAGGCCCCGCTCGGCATCACGCTGCGCCAGCTGCTGGACATGAGCGGCGGCATGCGGCCCGGGCACCGGCTCAAGTTCTGGACCCCGGGCGGCTCGTCGACGCCGATGCTCACCGAGGAGCACCTCGACGTGCCGCTGGACTACGAGGGCGTGGGCGAGGCCGGTTCGATGCTGGGCACCAAGGCGCTCCAGTGCTTCGACGAGACCACCTGCGTCGTACGCGCCGTGACGCGCTGGACCGAGTTCTACGCGCACGAGTCCTGCGGCAAGTGCACCCCGTGCCGCGAAGGGACGTACTGGCTCGTCCAGTTGCTCCGCGACATCGAGGCGGGCAAGGCCACGCTGTCGGACATCGACAAGATCGACGACATCGCCGACAACATCAACGGCAAGTCCTTCTGCGCGCTCGGTGACGGCGCCGCCTCCCCGATCTTCTCCTCGCTCAAATACTTCCGCGAGGAGTACGAGCAGCACGTCACCGGCCGTGGCTGCCCCTTCGACCCGGCCGCCTCCACGGTCTGGGCCGACGACAAGACCGCTCACCTGGAGGTGAATGCGTGA